From a single Staphylococcus epidermidis genomic region:
- a CDS encoding aldose epimerase family protein has product MISKVEHQRHGLDLIKIDNDDTKIVFTNYGARIVSWKYHDNNIVLGNVVEADEFYFEEPFNFGATIGRYAGRIENASFKLDDDTFQLESNDGQHHLHGGSHGLNRRIFDYEIVDDIGQVKIIFTTTIKEEEDNYPGDMMVKVIHTYDANHRWSVQYEAKSTKKTVFNPSNHVYFNLNRDNNVVYNHCINSSALKMYMLNNKHIVKEGQSLDLHRLLDTNKVYLKDIFESDNETLQQQINHYNGIDHPFEFGGNELTIDNSEFELNIKTDMPHFVMFTFNDPQVWNNDFNIYKAHSGFSIETQYMPNDINMYGAKAQSILEADTLFTSKTSFQIHEK; this is encoded by the coding sequence CTATGGTGCAAGAATTGTTTCTTGGAAATACCATGATAACAATATCGTTTTAGGGAATGTAGTAGAAGCGGATGAATTTTATTTTGAAGAACCTTTTAATTTTGGTGCTACGATAGGTCGCTATGCGGGTAGAATTGAAAATGCATCATTTAAATTAGATGATGATACTTTTCAATTAGAATCAAATGATGGTCAACATCATTTGCATGGGGGCAGTCATGGATTAAATAGACGTATTTTTGATTATGAAATAGTTGATGATATTGGACAAGTAAAGATTATATTCACAACAACGATTAAAGAAGAAGAGGACAATTATCCTGGAGATATGATGGTAAAGGTTATTCACACTTATGATGCCAATCATCGATGGTCCGTACAATATGAGGCAAAATCAACAAAAAAAACAGTATTTAATCCTTCAAATCATGTTTATTTTAATTTGAATCGTGATAACAATGTTGTCTATAACCACTGTATAAATAGTTCAGCATTAAAAATGTATATGTTAAATAATAAACATATTGTTAAAGAGGGGCAATCTCTTGATTTACATCGATTATTGGATACAAATAAAGTCTATTTAAAAGATATTTTTGAAAGTGACAATGAAACTTTGCAACAACAAATTAATCATTATAATGGCATTGATCATCCTTTCGAATTTGGTGGAAATGAGCTTACCATTGATAATTCTGAATTTGAACTTAATATTAAGACTGATATGCCTCATTTTGTAATGTTTACGTTTAATGATCCACAAGTTTGGAACAATGATTTTAATATTTATAAGGCGCATTCTGGATTTTCCATCGAAACTCAATATATGCCTAATGATATAAATATGTACGGCGCCAAAGCTCAGTCTATTTTAGAGGCAGATACATTATTTACATCTAAAACAAGTTTTCAAATTCATGAAAAGTAG
- a CDS encoding MOSC domain-containing protein, which produces MIKVNAISIGKIETLSYGNYKPMQSALNKIPFKGQMWLNRLGFVDDEQAYHNHGGIHKAICCFSKSNYQLFKDDLDQLPEFAMFGENLTVEHLDEADVYFGNQYQLGDTIIEVSDIREPCWKIQAKYAIPNLVQKMSQSGKTGFYFRVIKEGYVHQSDNLKLIKKAESNTRLSVKDLNHLFYNERNNLRLIYHALRNPYLSPDRKKKLQKMKTRAENRKFIKSDDK; this is translated from the coding sequence ATGATTAAAGTGAATGCCATATCTATTGGCAAAATAGAAACATTGTCTTATGGAAACTATAAACCAATGCAATCAGCGTTAAACAAAATTCCTTTTAAAGGTCAAATGTGGCTCAATCGACTTGGGTTCGTGGACGATGAACAAGCCTATCATAACCATGGTGGTATACATAAAGCGATATGTTGTTTTAGTAAATCTAATTATCAATTATTTAAAGATGACTTAGATCAATTACCTGAATTTGCAATGTTTGGAGAGAATTTGACAGTTGAACATCTAGATGAAGCAGATGTTTATTTTGGTAATCAGTATCAACTAGGCGATACAATCATAGAAGTATCAGATATACGAGAACCTTGTTGGAAAATTCAAGCTAAATATGCAATACCTAATTTAGTTCAAAAAATGTCGCAATCTGGTAAAACTGGATTTTATTTTAGAGTTATAAAAGAAGGATATGTACATCAGAGTGATAATTTAAAACTCATTAAAAAGGCAGAATCAAACACACGTCTATCTGTGAAAGACTTAAATCATCTATTCTATAATGAGCGAAATAATTTAAGATTAATCTATCATGCACTTCGAAATCCTTATCTTTCACCTGATCGAAAGAAAAAACTACAGAAAATGAAAACGCGTGCCGAAAATAGAAAATTCATTAAATCTGACGATAAATAG
- a CDS encoding ribose 5-phosphate isomerase A: protein MKDAKELKLMTLEDVLSQIENGMTIGIGTGSTIELLIPQIAELIQQKNYTITGVCTSNKTAFLAKELAMNIVDVNDVEKIDLAIDGADEVDSALNLIKGGGGALFREKVIDEMADRFVVVVDESKLVNYLGETFALPVEVDKFNWYQVAKKIERTYDIHVSRRVNEDVPFITDNGNYILDCSLQNRIPAYELHEFLIHLTGVLETGYFLDIADQVIVGTQEGVKILNKET, encoded by the coding sequence ATGAAAGATGCAAAAGAGCTAAAATTGATGACCTTAGAAGATGTACTTAGTCAAATTGAAAATGGTATGACAATCGGAATAGGAACAGGGAGCACAATTGAATTATTAATTCCCCAAATTGCTGAATTAATTCAGCAAAAGAATTATACAATTACCGGCGTCTGTACTTCTAATAAAACAGCATTTTTAGCTAAAGAATTAGCTATGAATATAGTTGATGTAAATGATGTTGAGAAAATCGACTTAGCAATAGATGGCGCTGATGAAGTAGACAGTGCGCTTAACCTTATTAAAGGCGGTGGTGGAGCCTTATTTAGGGAAAAGGTCATAGATGAAATGGCTGACCGATTTGTCGTTGTTGTAGATGAAAGTAAACTCGTCAACTATTTAGGAGAAACATTTGCATTACCAGTTGAAGTCGATAAATTTAATTGGTACCAAGTTGCCAAAAAAATTGAGCGTACTTATGATATTCATGTAAGCAGAAGAGTTAATGAAGATGTACCGTTTATAACCGACAATGGTAATTACATATTAGATTGTTCATTGCAAAATAGAATTCCTGCTTATGAGCTACACGAATTTTTAATTCATTTAACTGGCGTTCTTGAAACAGGATATTTCCTCGATATTGCCGATCAAGTAATAGTAGGAACACAAGAAGGCGTAAAAATATTAAATAAAGAAACTTAG
- a CDS encoding CPBP family intramembrane glutamic endopeptidase yields MKNSRFSGFQWAMMVFVFFVITMALSVILRDFQATIGVKRFVFSIKDLAPFIAAIVCILVFKHRKEQLAGLKFSISLKVIERLLLALILPLIILMIGLFSFNTYADSFILLQTSDLSVSLLTILIGHILMAFVVEFGFRSYLQNILETRMNTFFASIVVGLIYSVFTANTTYGVEYAGYHFLYTFMFSMIIGELIRATNGRTIYIATAFHASMTFALVFLFSEETGDLFSMKVIALSTTIVGVSFIIISLIIRAIVYKTTKQSLDEVDPNNYLSHIQDEEPSQEDASSTSNHDVSSKDETKQQDIDNDKHQSKKPNKSDDALTTSNYKEDASSVNKETDTTHNDNIKDHSTYTEDRHSSVVNDVKDEIHEVEDHKADTDKSH; encoded by the coding sequence ATGAAAAACTCTAGATTTTCTGGGTTCCAATGGGCTATGATGGTCTTTGTATTTTTCGTTATCACAATGGCATTGTCCGTGATACTCAGAGATTTTCAAGCGACTATCGGAGTGAAACGTTTTGTCTTTAGTATTAAAGATTTAGCTCCTTTCATAGCTGCAATTGTGTGCATATTAGTATTTAAGCACAGAAAAGAACAATTAGCAGGATTGAAATTTTCTATCAGTTTAAAAGTGATTGAGCGTCTACTTTTAGCACTCATTCTACCACTTATCATTTTAATGATTGGCTTGTTTAGCTTTAATACTTATGCTGATAGTTTCATCCTATTACAAACTTCAGATTTATCAGTATCATTATTAACTATATTAATTGGTCATATTTTAATGGCTTTTGTAGTGGAGTTTGGTTTCCGTTCTTACTTACAAAATATTCTTGAAACAAGAATGAACACATTTTTTGCGAGTATTGTCGTTGGTCTTATTTATTCAGTATTTACAGCTAACACGACATATGGTGTAGAATACGCCGGATACCATTTCTTATATACATTCATGTTTTCAATGATTATTGGTGAATTAATTAGAGCTACTAATGGTCGTACAATTTATATTGCAACTGCTTTTCACGCATCCATGACTTTTGCTCTCGTCTTTTTATTTAGTGAAGAAACAGGCGACCTTTTCTCAATGAAAGTCATCGCACTTTCTACAACAATTGTGGGTGTTTCATTTATTATTATTAGTCTAATCATTCGTGCTATTGTTTATAAAACGACGAAACAAAGTTTAGACGAAGTTGATCCTAATAATTATTTATCTCATATTCAAGATGAAGAACCAAGTCAAGAAGACGCCTCTTCAACTTCAAATCATGATGTATCATCTAAAGATGAAACAAAGCAACAAGATATTGATAATGACAAACATCAATCAAAGAAACCTAATAAGAGTGACGATGCACTTACTACTTCTAATTATAAAGAAGACGCCTCTTCAGTTAATAAAGAAACGGATACAACTCACAATGATAACATTAAAGATCATTCAACTTATACCGAAGATAGACACTCATCTGTTGTCAACGATGTTAAAGATGAAATTCACGAAGTTGAAGATCATAAAGCCGACACAGATAAATCACATTAA
- the hutG gene encoding formimidoylglutamase: MYQLAQSNLWTGRLDSETDPTQFRHFQTVKFGDLSQLDFSDEHKGVGLLGYAIDKGVELNKGRVGAKEGPNAIKRAFAGLPDLNQCEEIIDYGNVEHNHELLIDTQREFADLAAKSIKRHKQTFLLGGGHDIAYAQYLATRKVYPESSIGVINIDAHFDTRDEGYSTSGTSFRQILEEDDNADYLVLGISQGGNTQALFNYAKEKDIQFVYADELLHQVSPPIKDMIERFIHNHDTVMFTICMDVVDSAFAPGVSAPAVLGIYPHTVFELAKRVIPSEKVKSISIAEMNPTYDSDQRTAKLVANLVHHCLI; this comes from the coding sequence ATGTATCAACTTGCACAATCTAATCTATGGACAGGTCGTTTAGATAGTGAAACTGATCCTACACAATTTAGACACTTCCAAACTGTTAAATTCGGTGATTTAAGTCAATTAGATTTTTCGGATGAACACAAAGGCGTGGGCTTATTAGGATATGCAATTGATAAAGGAGTAGAATTAAACAAAGGACGTGTAGGTGCAAAAGAAGGTCCCAATGCCATTAAGCGAGCTTTTGCTGGATTGCCAGATTTGAATCAATGTGAAGAGATTATAGATTATGGTAATGTAGAACACAATCATGAGTTGCTAATAGATACACAGCGCGAATTCGCAGATCTTGCTGCTAAGTCTATCAAACGACATAAACAAACATTTTTACTTGGTGGCGGTCATGATATAGCATATGCACAATATTTAGCTACTCGTAAAGTTTATCCTGAGTCGTCAATAGGTGTGATTAATATAGATGCGCACTTTGACACACGCGATGAGGGTTATTCAACCTCTGGTACTAGTTTTAGACAGATTCTAGAAGAAGATGATAATGCAGATTATTTAGTGTTAGGTATATCTCAAGGTGGTAATACACAAGCTTTATTTAATTATGCTAAAGAAAAAGATATTCAATTTGTATATGCAGATGAATTACTACATCAGGTATCTCCCCCCATTAAAGATATGATAGAACGTTTTATCCATAATCATGATACGGTTATGTTCACAATTTGCATGGATGTAGTAGATAGTGCATTTGCACCAGGAGTCAGTGCACCAGCTGTCCTAGGAATATATCCACATACAGTTTTCGAACTTGCTAAACGGGTCATTCCAAGTGAAAAAGTAAAATCTATAAGTATAGCTGAAATGAATCCGACGTATGATTCAGATCAAAGAACTGCTAAATTAGTTGCTAATTTAGTACATCATTGTTTAATTTAA
- a CDS encoding amidohydrolase — protein sequence MTNYSTYVDWRRTFHQYPELSDEEYETTEKLRKILKSYGIRILEVPLKTGLVAEIGQGEEMIAVRTDIDALPIEEQVKHEFTSKYQGAMHACGHDIHMASILATGIQLKEIEDELNGRVRLIFQPAEELGHGAFEIINTGVLKGAKAVLGFHNYPTLKVGEFAIKSGAITSAVDRFEFNVKGKGAHAAKPEQGNDPVIVVGQLINSLQTIVSRNLSAFDSAVVTIGEISCGNTWNVIADKAYIQGTVRSFDEDIRHYIENRMKNIADGLSRVFNVDIDLTYSRLPGAVVNDAHLTQEAIEVAKNVGYHVSMLDEPVTIGEDFSGYTEEYPGVFAFIGSDSKYDLHHPKYHPDERILEKVPQYFVQLVQRLLT from the coding sequence ATGACAAATTATTCTACTTATGTAGATTGGAGAAGAACGTTTCATCAATATCCTGAACTTTCAGATGAAGAATATGAAACTACAGAAAAGTTACGAAAAATACTCAAAAGTTATGGTATACGTATACTGGAGGTACCTTTAAAAACAGGTTTAGTAGCAGAAATTGGGCAAGGAGAGGAAATGATAGCAGTAAGAACAGATATTGATGCTTTGCCTATAGAAGAACAAGTGAAGCATGAATTTACATCAAAGTATCAAGGTGCAATGCATGCATGTGGTCATGATATTCATATGGCAAGTATATTAGCTACTGGTATTCAACTAAAAGAGATTGAAGATGAATTAAATGGACGCGTTCGATTAATATTTCAACCTGCTGAAGAATTAGGACATGGTGCATTTGAAATCATAAATACTGGAGTACTTAAAGGAGCTAAAGCAGTACTTGGTTTTCATAATTATCCCACTTTAAAAGTTGGTGAATTTGCTATTAAATCGGGTGCAATTACCTCTGCTGTCGATCGTTTTGAGTTTAATGTTAAAGGTAAAGGTGCGCATGCTGCAAAACCTGAGCAAGGAAATGATCCAGTCATCGTCGTAGGACAACTTATCAATAGTTTACAAACTATTGTGAGTCGAAATTTATCAGCTTTTGATAGTGCAGTTGTAACAATCGGTGAAATTTCTTGTGGTAACACATGGAATGTTATAGCTGACAAAGCTTATATACAGGGCACTGTTCGTTCATTCGATGAGGATATACGTCATTATATTGAAAATAGGATGAAAAATATTGCTGATGGTTTAAGTCGTGTTTTTAATGTGGATATTGATTTAACTTATTCAAGACTACCTGGTGCAGTAGTAAATGATGCACATCTAACACAAGAAGCAATCGAGGTCGCTAAAAATGTTGGCTATCATGTATCAATGCTCGATGAACCGGTTACTATTGGAGAGGATTTTTCAGGTTATACAGAAGAATACCCCGGTGTTTTCGCATTTATTGGCTCCGACAGTAAATATGATTTACATCATCCTAAATATCATCCAGATGAGCGTATTTTGGAAAAAGTTCCTCAATATTTCGTTCAGCTCGTTCAACGTTTATTGACATAA
- a CDS encoding SDR family oxidoreductase — protein sequence MSAQDPRNKFKTDNYEKQEQEVPGIQAKMSPQPDCGEDSYHGHHRLDGFKILVTGGDSAIGRAAAIAYAKEGADVAINYLPSEQQDADDVKQIIENVGQKAILIPGDIRDEQFNYDMVEKAYQQLGGLDNVTLVAGHQLYQDELSEFKTQDFTETFETNVYPVFWTVQKALEYLQPGGSITTTSSVQGYNPSPILHDYAATKAAIISLTKSFSAELGPKGIRVNCVAPGPFWSPLQIVGGQPQSAIPTFGQNTPLGRAGQPVECAGTYVLLASDDASYITGQVYGVTGGTQID from the coding sequence ATGTCAGCTCAAGATCCGCGCAATAAATTTAAAACTGATAATTATGAAAAACAAGAACAAGAAGTTCCAGGTATACAAGCTAAAATGTCACCACAACCAGATTGTGGGGAAGATTCTTATCATGGCCACCATCGATTAGATGGCTTTAAAATACTAGTGACTGGTGGCGATTCAGCAATTGGACGTGCGGCAGCAATTGCTTATGCTAAAGAAGGTGCAGATGTAGCGATTAATTATTTACCAAGTGAACAACAAGATGCCGATGATGTAAAACAGATTATTGAAAATGTTGGGCAAAAAGCTATCTTAATTCCTGGTGATATTAGAGATGAACAATTCAACTATGACATGGTTGAAAAGGCTTATCAGCAATTAGGTGGTTTAGACAATGTAACGTTGGTTGCTGGTCATCAACTTTATCAAGATGAATTATCGGAGTTTAAAACTCAAGATTTTACCGAAACGTTTGAAACGAATGTCTATCCGGTATTTTGGACAGTCCAAAAAGCGCTTGAGTATTTACAACCAGGAGGCTCGATTACAACAACATCTTCAGTTCAAGGTTATAATCCTAGTCCAATTCTTCATGATTATGCTGCAACGAAAGCTGCAATTATATCTTTAACAAAGAGTTTTTCAGCCGAACTTGGCCCTAAAGGTATTCGTGTTAACTGTGTTGCACCTGGACCGTTTTGGTCACCACTTCAAATTGTCGGTGGACAACCACAAAGCGCTATACCTACTTTTGGACAAAACACACCGTTAGGACGTGCCGGCCAGCCAGTTGAATGTGCTGGGACATATGTGTTATTAGCCTCTGATGATGCAAGTTATATTACCGGTCAAGTATATGGTGTGACTGGTGGGACTCAAATAGATTAA
- a CDS encoding flavin reductase family protein: protein MKKIKAETLSDMQNYKLLSGSIIPRPIAFVTTQNLKGDINAAPFSFFNVVNHTPPMIAIAVQRTKGNRKDTSINIEQSGEFVVHITDEAIVNDVNETAAPLEYGVNELKRTSLSMIDSDLIKVPAIKEAKVRFECKLHQIVQLGNKDNGSDLIIGEIVVYHIDEEVYFEDSKIDANQLNPVARLAGNDYSLLGQTFTVNRPTS from the coding sequence GTGAAAAAAATAAAAGCTGAAACACTTTCAGATATGCAAAATTATAAATTACTTAGTGGAAGTATTATACCTAGGCCGATAGCATTTGTAACTACTCAAAATTTAAAAGGGGATATCAACGCAGCCCCGTTTAGTTTTTTTAATGTAGTTAATCATACACCACCTATGATTGCAATTGCTGTTCAACGTACAAAGGGAAATAGAAAAGACACCTCAATAAATATAGAACAATCAGGTGAGTTTGTAGTGCATATTACTGATGAGGCTATTGTTAATGATGTGAATGAAACTGCTGCCCCGTTAGAATATGGTGTTAATGAACTTAAAAGAACCTCTCTAAGTATGATTGATTCAGATTTAATTAAAGTTCCAGCAATCAAAGAAGCAAAAGTAAGGTTTGAGTGTAAGCTTCATCAAATAGTACAATTGGGCAACAAAGATAACGGGAGTGATTTGATAATTGGTGAAATTGTCGTGTACCATATCGATGAAGAAGTTTATTTTGAAGATAGTAAAATTGATGCAAATCAATTAAATCCGGTAGCTAGGTTAGCTGGAAATGATTACTCTTTGTTAGGTCAAACATTTACGGTTAATCGGCCTACCTCATAA
- a CDS encoding Na+/H+ antiporter NhaC family protein: MKEMKNGNAWALIPLLLFVLLFLGVGIISGDFTTMPLNVAITITVIVALLMNRKETFAKKVEVFTKGAGHSNIILMMLIFILAGAFSTTAEKMGGVSSTVNLGLSLIPQNLIIVGLFIICMFVSISMGTSVGTVAAIAPVGFGFAQATDVPAALAMATVVGGAMFGDNLSMISDTTIAAVRTQKTKMSDKFKVNFKIVLPGAIITIIILFFLTNGISIDHTKNYDYNLIKVIPYLLVLILALVGINVIIVLIGGTVLAGIIGLIDGSFGWNGLLNAISKGIIGMEDIAMIALLIGGLVGIIQHNGGIDWLLNFVRSKVKSKRGAELGIASLVSAADISTANNTISIIMAGPLAKNIADEYDVDPRKSASILDIFGGCFQGLLPYSPQVISAAGVAGISPFLMLQYSIYPILLGVCGLVAIILRVPRLNQSSKK; encoded by the coding sequence ATGAAAGAGATGAAGAATGGCAATGCTTGGGCATTAATTCCTTTATTGTTATTTGTCTTACTATTTCTAGGTGTTGGTATTATTTCTGGTGATTTTACCACTATGCCATTAAATGTTGCTATTACAATTACTGTTATTGTTGCCTTACTTATGAACCGCAAGGAAACTTTTGCAAAAAAAGTAGAGGTATTTACAAAAGGTGCAGGTCACTCTAATATCATTTTGATGATGCTTATTTTTATCCTTGCTGGAGCTTTTTCGACGACTGCTGAAAAAATGGGAGGCGTGTCATCTACAGTTAATTTAGGCTTATCACTTATTCCTCAAAATCTAATAATTGTTGGGCTATTTATTATTTGTATGTTTGTATCAATTTCAATGGGGACTTCTGTTGGCACAGTTGCAGCTATTGCACCAGTAGGTTTTGGATTTGCACAAGCAACAGATGTACCAGCTGCATTAGCCATGGCAACAGTTGTTGGGGGAGCGATGTTTGGTGATAATCTATCTATGATTTCTGATACCACTATTGCAGCAGTAAGAACACAAAAAACAAAAATGAGTGATAAATTTAAAGTCAATTTTAAAATTGTACTACCAGGTGCGATTATTACAATCATCATTTTATTCTTTTTAACAAATGGTATTTCTATAGATCATACTAAAAACTATGATTATAATTTAATTAAAGTCATACCATACTTATTAGTTTTGATTCTTGCGTTAGTTGGTATTAATGTAATTATTGTATTAATAGGAGGTACTGTATTAGCCGGTATAATTGGACTGATTGATGGTTCTTTTGGTTGGAATGGCCTTTTAAATGCTATTTCTAAAGGTATTATCGGAATGGAAGATATTGCTATGATTGCATTGCTTATAGGTGGTCTAGTAGGAATTATCCAACATAATGGTGGTATTGATTGGTTGCTTAATTTTGTAAGGTCAAAAGTAAAATCAAAGCGTGGTGCAGAACTAGGTATAGCGAGTTTAGTGAGTGCAGCTGACATTTCAACAGCAAATAATACAATTTCTATTATTATGGCTGGACCATTAGCTAAAAATATTGCTGATGAATATGATGTCGATCCAAGGAAATCAGCAAGTATATTAGATATCTTTGGTGGGTGTTTTCAAGGATTATTACCATACAGTCCACAAGTGATTTCAGCAGCAGGTGTAGCCGGAATTTCCCCATTCCTAATGTTACAATATAGTATTTATCCAATATTATTAGGTGTTTGTGGATTAGTAGCAATTATTTTAAGAGTACCTCGTTTAAATCAATCGTCAAAGAAATAA
- a CDS encoding SRPBCC family protein: protein MAKYNVENEYVEIDIERLLKYTPEVVYEAWTKTDILKKWFMTTQRTNKSFDADIQEGGKYRIIDSRNGKQNIIEGTYEELVLDEYIKMTIGMPGLSEEEDVIEVEFFERENGGTQMFFYYRSFVEKERRLTTLEYKQKKKEYHDSTAHGFELMIDQMQNVIDEIEEQRHN from the coding sequence ATGGCAAAATATAATGTGGAAAATGAATATGTAGAAATCGACATTGAGAGATTACTCAAATATACACCAGAGGTCGTTTATGAGGCATGGACAAAAACAGATATCTTAAAAAAATGGTTTATGACCACTCAACGCACGAATAAATCATTTGATGCAGATATTCAAGAGGGAGGAAAGTATCGCATCATTGATAGTAGAAACGGTAAACAAAACATCATTGAAGGTACATATGAAGAGTTAGTTTTAGATGAATATATCAAGATGACGATTGGAATGCCAGGACTAAGTGAGGAAGAGGATGTCATTGAAGTAGAGTTCTTTGAAAGAGAGAATGGCGGAACTCAAATGTTCTTTTACTATCGCTCTTTTGTTGAAAAGGAAAGACGTTTAACAACATTAGAATATAAGCAAAAGAAAAAAGAATATCATGATTCAACAGCACATGGATTTGAATTGATGATTGATCAAATGCAAAATGTGATAGATGAAATTGAGGAACAGCGTCATAACTAA
- a CDS encoding IS110-like element ISSep2 family transposase: MDYLGVDISKRSSVVAHYKNEKFQKEFFIQNNKNGYNYLLKYLNDLDHPQLIFESTGIYSRSMERFCCVNQINYIQMNPLEAKFKTSALRSWKTDQADAHKLACLGPTLKQTDNLPIHELIFFELRERVRFHLEIENEQNRLKFQILELLHQTFPGLERLFSSRYSIIALNIAEIFTHPDMVLDIDKEVLITHIFNSTDKGMSMDKATKYALQLRVIAQESYPNVDRHSFLVEKLRLLIQQLKQSIHHLKQLDDAMIQLAQQLDYFENIHSIPGIGKLSTAMIIGEIGDIKRFKSNKQLNAFVGIDIKRYQSGHTHCRDTINKRGNKKARKLLFWVIMNIIRGQHHYDNHVVDYYYKLRKQPNEKPHKTAIIACINRLLKTIHYLVMNHKLYDYQMSPH, translated from the coding sequence ATCGATTACTTAGGTGTTGATATTAGTAAAAGAAGTAGTGTAGTTGCACATTATAAAAATGAAAAATTCCAAAAAGAGTTTTTCATCCAAAATAATAAAAATGGTTACAACTATTTACTCAAGTATTTGAATGACTTAGACCACCCACAACTCATTTTTGAATCTACAGGTATCTATTCAAGAAGTATGGAACGATTTTGTTGTGTAAATCAAATTAACTATATTCAAATGAATCCGTTAGAAGCCAAATTTAAAACGAGCGCTCTAAGATCATGGAAAACTGATCAGGCAGATGCTCATAAGCTTGCTTGTTTAGGACCGACGCTTAAACAAACAGACAACTTACCTATACATGAGTTAATATTCTTTGAATTAAGAGAACGCGTCCGTTTTCATCTAGAAATCGAGAATGAACAAAATCGACTTAAATTTCAGATCCTTGAATTACTCCATCAAACATTCCCTGGTTTAGAAAGATTATTTAGTAGTCGATATTCAATCATTGCACTCAACATCGCAGAAATCTTTACTCATCCAGACATGGTTCTTGATATCGACAAGGAGGTACTGATTACACATATATTCAATTCTACAGATAAGGGAATGTCAATGGATAAAGCTACAAAATATGCACTTCAATTAAGGGTGATTGCTCAAGAAAGCTATCCTAATGTCGATAGACATTCCTTTCTAGTCGAAAAATTACGCTTACTTATTCAACAATTAAAACAATCTATTCATCATCTCAAACAATTAGATGATGCCATGATTCAATTAGCACAACAACTCGATTATTTTGAAAATATTCATTCGATACCTGGTATTGGTAAGCTAAGCACAGCTATGATTATTGGGGAGATTGGTGATATTAAGCGATTTAAATCAAATAAACAACTCAATGCTTTTGTTGGCATTGATATCAAACGATATCAATCAGGTCATACACACTGTAGAGATACCATCAACAAGCGTGGTAATAAAAAAGCGAGAAAACTTTTATTTTGGGTGATTATGAATATAATAAGAGGGCAGCATCATTATGACAATCATGTCGTCGATTATTACTACAAACTAAGAAAGCAGCCTAATGAGAAACCTCATAAGACTGCCATCATTGCTTGTATAAATCGATTATTAAAAACAATTCATTATCTTGTAATGAATCATAAATTGTACGATTATCAAATGTCACCACATTAG